From Solea senegalensis isolate Sse05_10M linkage group LG19, IFAPA_SoseM_1, whole genome shotgun sequence, the proteins below share one genomic window:
- the qtrt1 gene encoding queuine tRNA-ribosyltransferase catalytic subunit 1 codes for MVKWLNVDWPTRLSTAAASRYAQNNMAAVVERGTVANNTQVDQMSLKKAVSAASPLTLRIVAECSVTKARACDLILPHSAVSTPVFMPVGTQGTLKGITVDQLEGLGCQICLGNTYHLGMRPGPELITKANGLHGFMNWKNNLLTDSGGFQMVSLVELSEVTEEGVKFKSPYDGKEIHLSPEKSISIQNSLGSDIMMQLDDVVSSTVTGPRVEEAMHRSIRWLDRCIAANGNPDKQNLFAIIQGGLNAELRKACLDEMTKRDVPGFAIGGLSGGEEKDDFWRMVTLSTDHLPREKPRYLMGVGYAVDLVVCVALGCDMFDCVFPTRTARFGSALVPWGSLQVKHKQYAKDFRPIDPDCQCPTCKRHSRAYLHALFKTDTAAMHHITIHNVAYQLTLMRSVRQSIIEGRFPEFIRTFMKRMFESPDQYPRWAVDALASVHVTLE; via the exons ATGGTCAAGTGGCTCAATGTTGATTGGCCAACGCGGCTGTCAACTGCTGCGGCTTCACGATACGCGCAgaacaacatggctgctgttGTGGAGCGTGGTACTGTTGCAAACAACACTCAAGTAGACCAAATGTCCCTGAAGAAAGCTGTGTCTGCGGCGTCGCCGCTCACCCTGAGAATAGTTGCTGAATGCTCCGTTACGAAGGCAAGAGCTTGTGATCTAATATTGCCTCACAGCGCCGTCAGCACGCCGGTTTTCATGCCTGTCGGTACTCAGGGAACTCTGAAGGGGATCACCGTGGATCAGCTGGAGGGGCTTGGGTGTCAGATTTGTCTTGGGAACACATATCACCTGGGAATGAGGCCG GGACCTGAGTTGATCACCAAAGCCAATGGTTTACATGGGTTCATGAACTGGAAGAACAATCTTCTAACT GACAGTGGAGGGTTTCAGATGGTCTCTCTCGTTGAACTCTCAGAGGTCACTGAGGAAGGAGTCAAGTTCAAGTCACCCTATGATGGCAAAGAGATCCACCTCAGTCCCGAGAAATCCATCAGCATACAGAACAGTCTGG GGTCGGACATCATGATGCAGCTGGACGACGTAGTCAGCAGTACTGTGACGGGACCGCGGGTGGAGGAGGCCATGCACAGATCCATTCGCTGGCTGGACCGCTGCATAGCAGCCAATGGAAATCCAGACAAACAGAACCTTTTTGCCATCATACAGGGAGGACTGAATGCAGAGCTGCGCAAGGCTTGTCTAGACG AAATGACTAAGCGTGATGTTCCTGGTTTTGCCATCGGAGGcctgagtggaggagaggagaaggacgACTTCTGGCGCATGGTCACACTGAGCACTGACCACCTACCACGAGAAAAGCCCAGATACCTCATGGGTGTGGG GTATGCCGTCGATTTGGTTGTGTGCGTCGCTCTGGGATGCGATATGTTCGACTGTGTCTTCCCCACCCGGACTGCG AGGTTTGGCTCTGCTTTGGTGCCTTGGGGATCTCTCCAGGTTAAACACAAACAGTATGCCAAGGACTTCCGGCCCATAGACCCAGATTGCCAGTGTCCCACCTGCAAAAG ACATAGTCGAGCTTACCTTCATGCTCTTTTCAAGACAGACACCGCAGCCATGCATCACATCACCATCCATAACGTTGCCTACCAG CTCACCCTAATGCGCTCTGTGAGGCAGAGCATCATCGAGGGTCGCTTCCCCGAGTTTATAAGGACGTTCATGAAGCGCATGTTTGAGTCTCCTGACCAGTACCCACGCTGGGCTGTGGACGCTCTCGCCTCCGTCCATGTCACCCTGGAATAG